CCAGAATATGAGCGAGTACAGCAGTATCCGTCACTTGCAGTTTCACACACTTCCTACAGGTATTTTCCAGCTCTTCTGCCGTAATCTCTTTCACTATAGTTCCCTTGTCAATAAATCCATAATGAGTAGCAAGTCTTGACAATTCATCCAAAATATGACTTGAAATCAGCACCGTGATCTGTCTTTCCCGGTTCAGCTTTAATATCAGTTCCCTCATCTCTACGATCCCCTGTGGATCCAGACCATTGGTTGGCTCATCCAACACAAGCAGATCTGGTTTTCCTGCCAGCGCAATCGCAATTCCCAGTCTCTGACGCATTCCGAGAGAAAAATCTTTTGCCTTTTTCTTCCCTGCATCTTCCAGCCCCACCAGTTTCAAAGTCTGAGGGATCCCTTCAAAAGACGGCAAGCCCAAAACATAATACTGCTCTTTCATGTTTTCTTCCGCCGTCATATCCAGATAAATCGACGGGG
This window of the Mediterraneibacter gnavus ATCC 29149 genome carries:
- a CDS encoding ABC transporter ATP-binding protein, with product MEYVLTTDHLCKNYGHFKALNQCSMHVPRGAIYGFVGKNGAGKTTLIRLICGLQRPTSGSYRLYGSENTDKKILEAQRRIGAVVETPSIYLDMTAEENMKEQYYVLGLPSFEGIPQTLKLVGLEDAGKKKAKDFSLGMRQRLGIAIALAGKPDLLVLDEPTNGLDPQGIVEMRELILKLNRERQITVLISSHILDELSRLATHYGFIDKGTIVKEITAEELENTCRKCVKLQVTDTAVLAHILDKRGLEYEILSDTQANVYGELVVSDVALELAEQNCRMFSVQEYEESLESYYLNLVGGGKHE